A region of Betta splendens chromosome 13, fBetSpl5.4, whole genome shotgun sequence DNA encodes the following proteins:
- the pgm2l1 gene encoding glucose 1,6-bisphosphate synthase isoform X1: protein MGDDNGVTGDLNANMRFQATGDPRLDKAVHQWLAWDKGPCCVVQNQCTLAQIQSLVAAARFEDLKSRLCSRMSFGTAGLRAPMGAGFNRINDLTIIQSTQGLFSYLSRYFADFSSRGVVVGFDTRGQEESGCSSQRLAKLTAAVILSRDVPVHLFSSFVPTPYVPYAVKKLGAAAGVMITASHNPKEDNGYKVYWCHGAQISSPQDKEILQSIEEQLEPWSASCWDEELVESCCLRTDPLTQINSCYMDELTSLCFHRDLNRGCPLKFIHSSFHGVGHIFVQQAFEAFGFAPPIPVPEQKDPDPNFSSVLCPNPEEGESVLKLSLLLAEKENTSIVLATDPDADRLAVAEKCDGCGWKVFTGNELAALLGWWMLFNWKENHPDPADTEQVYMLATTVSSKILQALARIERFHFEETLPGFKWIGNRIQELSATGHSVIFAFEESIGFLCGSMVPEKDGVSSAAVVAELAAYLHNKNLSLNQQLHNIYQTYGYHVSKTSYVICNNPPTIHKIFNRIRNFDGEGSYPKTCGGVQVVHVRDVTTGYDSSQPDLRSVLPVSRSSQMITFTLQNGVVATLRTSGTEPKIKYYTEFCAPPGKSDVTSLEEELRKITTALLDDFLEPERNHLIRRCL, encoded by the exons ATGGGAGACGATAACGGAGTGACCGGAGACCTGAACGCCAACATGAGGTTTCAGGCCACCGGCGACCCGCGGCTGGACAAAGCGGTGCACCAGTGGTTGGCGTGGGACAAG GGTCCCTGTTGTGTGGTGCAGAACCAGTGTACACTGGCTCAGATCCAGTCCCTGGTGGCAGCAGCTCGGTTTGAGGATCTGAAGTCCAGactctgcagcaggatgagctTTGGTACAGCTGGACTCAGAGCACCAATGGGAGCCGGATTCAACCGGATTAATGACCTCACAATCATCCAGTCAACACAG GGTTTATTTTCTTACCTGTCCAGGTATTTTGCTGACTTCAGTAGCAGAGGAGTGGTTGTTGGTTTTGACaccagaggacaggaggagagcggctgcagcagtCAGAG gctggCAAAGCTGACGGCTGCTGTGATTCTCAGCAGAGACGTTCCTGTTCATCTTTTCTCCTCGTTCGTCCCAACGCCGTACGTG CCGTACGCTGTAAAGAAgctgggagcagcagctggagtgaTGATCACTGCTTCACACAATCCTAAAGAGGATAACGGGTACAAG GTGTACTGGTGTCATGGGGCTCAGATCAGCTCACCTCAAGACAAGGAGATCCTGCAGAGCAtcgaggagcagctggagccctggagcgcctcctgctgggacgaggagctggtggagagctGCTGCCTGAGAACCGACCCGCTGACCCAGATCAATAGCTGCTACATGGATGAACTCACCTCCCTCTGCTTCCACAG GGATCTGAACAGAGGTTGCCCGTTAAAGTTCATCCACTCATCCTTCCACGGTGTCGGACACATCTTTGTTCAGCAAGCCTTCGAGGCCTTTGGCTTTGCTCCACCGATTCCTGTTCCTGAGCAGAAAGACCCTGACCCAAACTTCTCCTCTGTGCTCTGCCCCAACCCTGAGGAGGGAGAGTCCGTCCTG AAGCTTTCTCTTCTTCTGGCTGAGAAGGAGAACACCAGCATTGTCCTGGCGACGGATCCTGATGCCGATCGCTTGGCTGTAGCAGAGAAGTGTGATGG GTGCGGGTGGAAGGTGTTCACAGGGAATGAGCTGGCAGCTCTGCTGGGTTGGTGGATGTTGTTTAACTGGAAGGAGAACCACCCAGATCCTGCAGACACTGAGCAGGTTTACATGTTGGCCACCACCGTGTCCTCCAAGATTCTGCAGGCCTTGGCCCGCATCGAAAGGTTCCACTTCGAG GAAACTCTCCCAGGATTCAAGTGGATTGGCAACAGAATACAAGAACTCTCCGCAACTGGTCACAGCGTCATATTTGCCTTTGAGGAGTCGATTG GCTTCCTGTGTGGGAGTATGGTACCAGAGAAAGATGGAGTGAGCTCAGCAGCCGTTGTGGCTGAATTGGCTGCTTACCTCCACAACAAAAACCTGAGTCTGAACCAACAGCTGCATAACATCTACCAGAC GTATGGTTATCATGTGTCTAAAACTTCCTACGTCATCTGTAACAACCCTCCCACCATCCACAAGATTTTCAATCGCATCAGAAACTTTGATGGTGAAGGTTCGTACCCGAAGACATGCGGCGGTGTCCAGGTCGTCCACGTTAGAGATGTGACGACAGGATACGACAGCAGCCAGCCTGACCTCAGATCT GTCCTTCCTGTGTCGAGGAGCAGCCAGATGATCACGTTCACACTACAGAACGGCGTCGTGGCTACACTGAGAACGAGCGGCACTGAACCAAAGATCAAATATTACACCGAGTTCTGTGCTCCACCAGGAAAAAG tgatgtGACCAGTCTTGAGGAGGAGCTCAGGAAGATAACCACGGCTCTCCTAGATGACTTCCTGGAACCAGAGAGAAACCATCTGATTCGCCGCTGCTTGTAG
- the pgm2l1 gene encoding glucose 1,6-bisphosphate synthase isoform X2 translates to MGDDNGVTGDLNANMRFQATGDPRLDKAVHQWLAWDKNQCTLAQIQSLVAAARFEDLKSRLCSRMSFGTAGLRAPMGAGFNRINDLTIIQSTQGLFSYLSRYFADFSSRGVVVGFDTRGQEESGCSSQRLAKLTAAVILSRDVPVHLFSSFVPTPYVPYAVKKLGAAAGVMITASHNPKEDNGYKVYWCHGAQISSPQDKEILQSIEEQLEPWSASCWDEELVESCCLRTDPLTQINSCYMDELTSLCFHRDLNRGCPLKFIHSSFHGVGHIFVQQAFEAFGFAPPIPVPEQKDPDPNFSSVLCPNPEEGESVLKLSLLLAEKENTSIVLATDPDADRLAVAEKCDGCGWKVFTGNELAALLGWWMLFNWKENHPDPADTEQVYMLATTVSSKILQALARIERFHFEETLPGFKWIGNRIQELSATGHSVIFAFEESIGFLCGSMVPEKDGVSSAAVVAELAAYLHNKNLSLNQQLHNIYQTYGYHVSKTSYVICNNPPTIHKIFNRIRNFDGEGSYPKTCGGVQVVHVRDVTTGYDSSQPDLRSVLPVSRSSQMITFTLQNGVVATLRTSGTEPKIKYYTEFCAPPGKSDVTSLEEELRKITTALLDDFLEPERNHLIRRCL, encoded by the exons ATGGGAGACGATAACGGAGTGACCGGAGACCTGAACGCCAACATGAGGTTTCAGGCCACCGGCGACCCGCGGCTGGACAAAGCGGTGCACCAGTGGTTGGCGTGGGACAAG AACCAGTGTACACTGGCTCAGATCCAGTCCCTGGTGGCAGCAGCTCGGTTTGAGGATCTGAAGTCCAGactctgcagcaggatgagctTTGGTACAGCTGGACTCAGAGCACCAATGGGAGCCGGATTCAACCGGATTAATGACCTCACAATCATCCAGTCAACACAG GGTTTATTTTCTTACCTGTCCAGGTATTTTGCTGACTTCAGTAGCAGAGGAGTGGTTGTTGGTTTTGACaccagaggacaggaggagagcggctgcagcagtCAGAG gctggCAAAGCTGACGGCTGCTGTGATTCTCAGCAGAGACGTTCCTGTTCATCTTTTCTCCTCGTTCGTCCCAACGCCGTACGTG CCGTACGCTGTAAAGAAgctgggagcagcagctggagtgaTGATCACTGCTTCACACAATCCTAAAGAGGATAACGGGTACAAG GTGTACTGGTGTCATGGGGCTCAGATCAGCTCACCTCAAGACAAGGAGATCCTGCAGAGCAtcgaggagcagctggagccctggagcgcctcctgctgggacgaggagctggtggagagctGCTGCCTGAGAACCGACCCGCTGACCCAGATCAATAGCTGCTACATGGATGAACTCACCTCCCTCTGCTTCCACAG GGATCTGAACAGAGGTTGCCCGTTAAAGTTCATCCACTCATCCTTCCACGGTGTCGGACACATCTTTGTTCAGCAAGCCTTCGAGGCCTTTGGCTTTGCTCCACCGATTCCTGTTCCTGAGCAGAAAGACCCTGACCCAAACTTCTCCTCTGTGCTCTGCCCCAACCCTGAGGAGGGAGAGTCCGTCCTG AAGCTTTCTCTTCTTCTGGCTGAGAAGGAGAACACCAGCATTGTCCTGGCGACGGATCCTGATGCCGATCGCTTGGCTGTAGCAGAGAAGTGTGATGG GTGCGGGTGGAAGGTGTTCACAGGGAATGAGCTGGCAGCTCTGCTGGGTTGGTGGATGTTGTTTAACTGGAAGGAGAACCACCCAGATCCTGCAGACACTGAGCAGGTTTACATGTTGGCCACCACCGTGTCCTCCAAGATTCTGCAGGCCTTGGCCCGCATCGAAAGGTTCCACTTCGAG GAAACTCTCCCAGGATTCAAGTGGATTGGCAACAGAATACAAGAACTCTCCGCAACTGGTCACAGCGTCATATTTGCCTTTGAGGAGTCGATTG GCTTCCTGTGTGGGAGTATGGTACCAGAGAAAGATGGAGTGAGCTCAGCAGCCGTTGTGGCTGAATTGGCTGCTTACCTCCACAACAAAAACCTGAGTCTGAACCAACAGCTGCATAACATCTACCAGAC GTATGGTTATCATGTGTCTAAAACTTCCTACGTCATCTGTAACAACCCTCCCACCATCCACAAGATTTTCAATCGCATCAGAAACTTTGATGGTGAAGGTTCGTACCCGAAGACATGCGGCGGTGTCCAGGTCGTCCACGTTAGAGATGTGACGACAGGATACGACAGCAGCCAGCCTGACCTCAGATCT GTCCTTCCTGTGTCGAGGAGCAGCCAGATGATCACGTTCACACTACAGAACGGCGTCGTGGCTACACTGAGAACGAGCGGCACTGAACCAAAGATCAAATATTACACCGAGTTCTGTGCTCCACCAGGAAAAAG tgatgtGACCAGTCTTGAGGAGGAGCTCAGGAAGATAACCACGGCTCTCCTAGATGACTTCCTGGAACCAGAGAGAAACCATCTGATTCGCCGCTGCTTGTAG
- the pgm2l1 gene encoding glucose 1,6-bisphosphate synthase isoform X5 has protein sequence MSFGTAGLRAPMGAGFNRINDLTIIQSTQGLFSYLSRYFADFSSRGVVVGFDTRGQEESGCSSQRLAKLTAAVILSRDVPVHLFSSFVPTPYVPYAVKKLGAAAGVMITASHNPKEDNGYKVYWCHGAQISSPQDKEILQSIEEQLEPWSASCWDEELVESCCLRTDPLTQINSCYMDELTSLCFHRDLNRGCPLKFIHSSFHGVGHIFVQQAFEAFGFAPPIPVPEQKDPDPNFSSVLCPNPEEGESVLKLSLLLAEKENTSIVLATDPDADRLAVAEKCDGCGWKVFTGNELAALLGWWMLFNWKENHPDPADTEQVYMLATTVSSKILQALARIERFHFEETLPGFKWIGNRIQELSATGHSVIFAFEESIGFLCGSMVPEKDGVSSAAVVAELAAYLHNKNLSLNQQLHNIYQTYGYHVSKTSYVICNNPPTIHKIFNRIRNFDGEGSYPKTCGGVQVVHVRDVTTGYDSSQPDLRSVLPVSRSSQMITFTLQNGVVATLRTSGTEPKIKYYTEFCAPPGKSDVTSLEEELRKITTALLDDFLEPERNHLIRRCL, from the exons atgagctTTGGTACAGCTGGACTCAGAGCACCAATGGGAGCCGGATTCAACCGGATTAATGACCTCACAATCATCCAGTCAACACAG GGTTTATTTTCTTACCTGTCCAGGTATTTTGCTGACTTCAGTAGCAGAGGAGTGGTTGTTGGTTTTGACaccagaggacaggaggagagcggctgcagcagtCAGAG gctggCAAAGCTGACGGCTGCTGTGATTCTCAGCAGAGACGTTCCTGTTCATCTTTTCTCCTCGTTCGTCCCAACGCCGTACGTG CCGTACGCTGTAAAGAAgctgggagcagcagctggagtgaTGATCACTGCTTCACACAATCCTAAAGAGGATAACGGGTACAAG GTGTACTGGTGTCATGGGGCTCAGATCAGCTCACCTCAAGACAAGGAGATCCTGCAGAGCAtcgaggagcagctggagccctggagcgcctcctgctgggacgaggagctggtggagagctGCTGCCTGAGAACCGACCCGCTGACCCAGATCAATAGCTGCTACATGGATGAACTCACCTCCCTCTGCTTCCACAG GGATCTGAACAGAGGTTGCCCGTTAAAGTTCATCCACTCATCCTTCCACGGTGTCGGACACATCTTTGTTCAGCAAGCCTTCGAGGCCTTTGGCTTTGCTCCACCGATTCCTGTTCCTGAGCAGAAAGACCCTGACCCAAACTTCTCCTCTGTGCTCTGCCCCAACCCTGAGGAGGGAGAGTCCGTCCTG AAGCTTTCTCTTCTTCTGGCTGAGAAGGAGAACACCAGCATTGTCCTGGCGACGGATCCTGATGCCGATCGCTTGGCTGTAGCAGAGAAGTGTGATGG GTGCGGGTGGAAGGTGTTCACAGGGAATGAGCTGGCAGCTCTGCTGGGTTGGTGGATGTTGTTTAACTGGAAGGAGAACCACCCAGATCCTGCAGACACTGAGCAGGTTTACATGTTGGCCACCACCGTGTCCTCCAAGATTCTGCAGGCCTTGGCCCGCATCGAAAGGTTCCACTTCGAG GAAACTCTCCCAGGATTCAAGTGGATTGGCAACAGAATACAAGAACTCTCCGCAACTGGTCACAGCGTCATATTTGCCTTTGAGGAGTCGATTG GCTTCCTGTGTGGGAGTATGGTACCAGAGAAAGATGGAGTGAGCTCAGCAGCCGTTGTGGCTGAATTGGCTGCTTACCTCCACAACAAAAACCTGAGTCTGAACCAACAGCTGCATAACATCTACCAGAC GTATGGTTATCATGTGTCTAAAACTTCCTACGTCATCTGTAACAACCCTCCCACCATCCACAAGATTTTCAATCGCATCAGAAACTTTGATGGTGAAGGTTCGTACCCGAAGACATGCGGCGGTGTCCAGGTCGTCCACGTTAGAGATGTGACGACAGGATACGACAGCAGCCAGCCTGACCTCAGATCT GTCCTTCCTGTGTCGAGGAGCAGCCAGATGATCACGTTCACACTACAGAACGGCGTCGTGGCTACACTGAGAACGAGCGGCACTGAACCAAAGATCAAATATTACACCGAGTTCTGTGCTCCACCAGGAAAAAG tgatgtGACCAGTCTTGAGGAGGAGCTCAGGAAGATAACCACGGCTCTCCTAGATGACTTCCTGGAACCAGAGAGAAACCATCTGATTCGCCGCTGCTTGTAG
- the pgm2l1 gene encoding glucose 1,6-bisphosphate synthase isoform X4, which translates to MLENIGVKYDRGPETLQNQCTLAQIQSLVAAARFEDLKSRLCSRMSFGTAGLRAPMGAGFNRINDLTIIQSTQGLFSYLSRYFADFSSRGVVVGFDTRGQEESGCSSQRLAKLTAAVILSRDVPVHLFSSFVPTPYVPYAVKKLGAAAGVMITASHNPKEDNGYKVYWCHGAQISSPQDKEILQSIEEQLEPWSASCWDEELVESCCLRTDPLTQINSCYMDELTSLCFHRDLNRGCPLKFIHSSFHGVGHIFVQQAFEAFGFAPPIPVPEQKDPDPNFSSVLCPNPEEGESVLKLSLLLAEKENTSIVLATDPDADRLAVAEKCDGCGWKVFTGNELAALLGWWMLFNWKENHPDPADTEQVYMLATTVSSKILQALARIERFHFEETLPGFKWIGNRIQELSATGHSVIFAFEESIGFLCGSMVPEKDGVSSAAVVAELAAYLHNKNLSLNQQLHNIYQTYGYHVSKTSYVICNNPPTIHKIFNRIRNFDGEGSYPKTCGGVQVVHVRDVTTGYDSSQPDLRSVLPVSRSSQMITFTLQNGVVATLRTSGTEPKIKYYTEFCAPPGKSDVTSLEEELRKITTALLDDFLEPERNHLIRRCL; encoded by the exons ATGCTGGAAAACATTGGCGTTAAATACGACCGGGGTCCAGAAACTCTTCAG AACCAGTGTACACTGGCTCAGATCCAGTCCCTGGTGGCAGCAGCTCGGTTTGAGGATCTGAAGTCCAGactctgcagcaggatgagctTTGGTACAGCTGGACTCAGAGCACCAATGGGAGCCGGATTCAACCGGATTAATGACCTCACAATCATCCAGTCAACACAG GGTTTATTTTCTTACCTGTCCAGGTATTTTGCTGACTTCAGTAGCAGAGGAGTGGTTGTTGGTTTTGACaccagaggacaggaggagagcggctgcagcagtCAGAG gctggCAAAGCTGACGGCTGCTGTGATTCTCAGCAGAGACGTTCCTGTTCATCTTTTCTCCTCGTTCGTCCCAACGCCGTACGTG CCGTACGCTGTAAAGAAgctgggagcagcagctggagtgaTGATCACTGCTTCACACAATCCTAAAGAGGATAACGGGTACAAG GTGTACTGGTGTCATGGGGCTCAGATCAGCTCACCTCAAGACAAGGAGATCCTGCAGAGCAtcgaggagcagctggagccctggagcgcctcctgctgggacgaggagctggtggagagctGCTGCCTGAGAACCGACCCGCTGACCCAGATCAATAGCTGCTACATGGATGAACTCACCTCCCTCTGCTTCCACAG GGATCTGAACAGAGGTTGCCCGTTAAAGTTCATCCACTCATCCTTCCACGGTGTCGGACACATCTTTGTTCAGCAAGCCTTCGAGGCCTTTGGCTTTGCTCCACCGATTCCTGTTCCTGAGCAGAAAGACCCTGACCCAAACTTCTCCTCTGTGCTCTGCCCCAACCCTGAGGAGGGAGAGTCCGTCCTG AAGCTTTCTCTTCTTCTGGCTGAGAAGGAGAACACCAGCATTGTCCTGGCGACGGATCCTGATGCCGATCGCTTGGCTGTAGCAGAGAAGTGTGATGG GTGCGGGTGGAAGGTGTTCACAGGGAATGAGCTGGCAGCTCTGCTGGGTTGGTGGATGTTGTTTAACTGGAAGGAGAACCACCCAGATCCTGCAGACACTGAGCAGGTTTACATGTTGGCCACCACCGTGTCCTCCAAGATTCTGCAGGCCTTGGCCCGCATCGAAAGGTTCCACTTCGAG GAAACTCTCCCAGGATTCAAGTGGATTGGCAACAGAATACAAGAACTCTCCGCAACTGGTCACAGCGTCATATTTGCCTTTGAGGAGTCGATTG GCTTCCTGTGTGGGAGTATGGTACCAGAGAAAGATGGAGTGAGCTCAGCAGCCGTTGTGGCTGAATTGGCTGCTTACCTCCACAACAAAAACCTGAGTCTGAACCAACAGCTGCATAACATCTACCAGAC GTATGGTTATCATGTGTCTAAAACTTCCTACGTCATCTGTAACAACCCTCCCACCATCCACAAGATTTTCAATCGCATCAGAAACTTTGATGGTGAAGGTTCGTACCCGAAGACATGCGGCGGTGTCCAGGTCGTCCACGTTAGAGATGTGACGACAGGATACGACAGCAGCCAGCCTGACCTCAGATCT GTCCTTCCTGTGTCGAGGAGCAGCCAGATGATCACGTTCACACTACAGAACGGCGTCGTGGCTACACTGAGAACGAGCGGCACTGAACCAAAGATCAAATATTACACCGAGTTCTGTGCTCCACCAGGAAAAAG tgatgtGACCAGTCTTGAGGAGGAGCTCAGGAAGATAACCACGGCTCTCCTAGATGACTTCCTGGAACCAGAGAGAAACCATCTGATTCGCCGCTGCTTGTAG
- the pgm2l1 gene encoding glucose 1,6-bisphosphate synthase isoform X3 — protein MLENIGVKYDRGPETLQGPCCVVQNQCTLAQIQSLVAAARFEDLKSRLCSRMSFGTAGLRAPMGAGFNRINDLTIIQSTQGLFSYLSRYFADFSSRGVVVGFDTRGQEESGCSSQRLAKLTAAVILSRDVPVHLFSSFVPTPYVPYAVKKLGAAAGVMITASHNPKEDNGYKVYWCHGAQISSPQDKEILQSIEEQLEPWSASCWDEELVESCCLRTDPLTQINSCYMDELTSLCFHRDLNRGCPLKFIHSSFHGVGHIFVQQAFEAFGFAPPIPVPEQKDPDPNFSSVLCPNPEEGESVLKLSLLLAEKENTSIVLATDPDADRLAVAEKCDGCGWKVFTGNELAALLGWWMLFNWKENHPDPADTEQVYMLATTVSSKILQALARIERFHFEETLPGFKWIGNRIQELSATGHSVIFAFEESIGFLCGSMVPEKDGVSSAAVVAELAAYLHNKNLSLNQQLHNIYQTYGYHVSKTSYVICNNPPTIHKIFNRIRNFDGEGSYPKTCGGVQVVHVRDVTTGYDSSQPDLRSVLPVSRSSQMITFTLQNGVVATLRTSGTEPKIKYYTEFCAPPGKSDVTSLEEELRKITTALLDDFLEPERNHLIRRCL, from the exons ATGCTGGAAAACATTGGCGTTAAATACGACCGGGGTCCAGAAACTCTTCAG GGTCCCTGTTGTGTGGTGCAGAACCAGTGTACACTGGCTCAGATCCAGTCCCTGGTGGCAGCAGCTCGGTTTGAGGATCTGAAGTCCAGactctgcagcaggatgagctTTGGTACAGCTGGACTCAGAGCACCAATGGGAGCCGGATTCAACCGGATTAATGACCTCACAATCATCCAGTCAACACAG GGTTTATTTTCTTACCTGTCCAGGTATTTTGCTGACTTCAGTAGCAGAGGAGTGGTTGTTGGTTTTGACaccagaggacaggaggagagcggctgcagcagtCAGAG gctggCAAAGCTGACGGCTGCTGTGATTCTCAGCAGAGACGTTCCTGTTCATCTTTTCTCCTCGTTCGTCCCAACGCCGTACGTG CCGTACGCTGTAAAGAAgctgggagcagcagctggagtgaTGATCACTGCTTCACACAATCCTAAAGAGGATAACGGGTACAAG GTGTACTGGTGTCATGGGGCTCAGATCAGCTCACCTCAAGACAAGGAGATCCTGCAGAGCAtcgaggagcagctggagccctggagcgcctcctgctgggacgaggagctggtggagagctGCTGCCTGAGAACCGACCCGCTGACCCAGATCAATAGCTGCTACATGGATGAACTCACCTCCCTCTGCTTCCACAG GGATCTGAACAGAGGTTGCCCGTTAAAGTTCATCCACTCATCCTTCCACGGTGTCGGACACATCTTTGTTCAGCAAGCCTTCGAGGCCTTTGGCTTTGCTCCACCGATTCCTGTTCCTGAGCAGAAAGACCCTGACCCAAACTTCTCCTCTGTGCTCTGCCCCAACCCTGAGGAGGGAGAGTCCGTCCTG AAGCTTTCTCTTCTTCTGGCTGAGAAGGAGAACACCAGCATTGTCCTGGCGACGGATCCTGATGCCGATCGCTTGGCTGTAGCAGAGAAGTGTGATGG GTGCGGGTGGAAGGTGTTCACAGGGAATGAGCTGGCAGCTCTGCTGGGTTGGTGGATGTTGTTTAACTGGAAGGAGAACCACCCAGATCCTGCAGACACTGAGCAGGTTTACATGTTGGCCACCACCGTGTCCTCCAAGATTCTGCAGGCCTTGGCCCGCATCGAAAGGTTCCACTTCGAG GAAACTCTCCCAGGATTCAAGTGGATTGGCAACAGAATACAAGAACTCTCCGCAACTGGTCACAGCGTCATATTTGCCTTTGAGGAGTCGATTG GCTTCCTGTGTGGGAGTATGGTACCAGAGAAAGATGGAGTGAGCTCAGCAGCCGTTGTGGCTGAATTGGCTGCTTACCTCCACAACAAAAACCTGAGTCTGAACCAACAGCTGCATAACATCTACCAGAC GTATGGTTATCATGTGTCTAAAACTTCCTACGTCATCTGTAACAACCCTCCCACCATCCACAAGATTTTCAATCGCATCAGAAACTTTGATGGTGAAGGTTCGTACCCGAAGACATGCGGCGGTGTCCAGGTCGTCCACGTTAGAGATGTGACGACAGGATACGACAGCAGCCAGCCTGACCTCAGATCT GTCCTTCCTGTGTCGAGGAGCAGCCAGATGATCACGTTCACACTACAGAACGGCGTCGTGGCTACACTGAGAACGAGCGGCACTGAACCAAAGATCAAATATTACACCGAGTTCTGTGCTCCACCAGGAAAAAG tgatgtGACCAGTCTTGAGGAGGAGCTCAGGAAGATAACCACGGCTCTCCTAGATGACTTCCTGGAACCAGAGAGAAACCATCTGATTCGCCGCTGCTTGTAG
- the lipt2 gene encoding putative lipoyltransferase 2, mitochondrial — protein sequence MQGSRPVVEVIRLGLISYQEALRLQQVYINRHRSGPAHALLLCQHPPVYTTGIRHKPYPAPLLDQLRLLGADVHQTTRGGLITFHGPGQLVCYPVLNLGSFKKSIRWYVAELEKTIISVCIRFGIEASTSPHTGVWVGDNKICAIGIHCGRYITSHGLALNCNTDLSWFSHIVPCGIEGKGVTSLSSELHRDVSVEEAVPYLLDAFKDQFHCRLSEPAEDYER from the exons ATGCAGGGCAGCAGGCCTGTGGTGGAGGTCATCCGTCTGGGCCTGATCTCCTACCAGGAGgctctgaggctgcagcaggtttaCATAAACCGGCACCGGTCCGGACCTGCTCACGCTCTGCTACTGTGTCAGCACCCACCAGTCTATACCACTGGGATACGCCACAAACCCTACCCAGCCCCCCTGTTGGACCAACTGCGTCTGCTGGGAGCCGACGTGCACCAAACCACCCGAGGAGGACTCATCACCTTCCATGGGCCGGGTCAGCTTGTGTGCTACCCAGTCTTGAACTTGGGCAGCTTCAAGAAG AGCATTCGTTGgtacgtggctgagctggagaagacCATCATCTCAGTCTGCATCAGGTTTGGTATCGAAGCATCAACATCTCCTCACACTGGAGTCTGGGTTGGAGACAACAAGATTTGTGCTATCG GAATCCACTGTGGCCGTTACATCACCTCCCACGGTTTGGCTCTGAACTGCAACACTGACCTATCGTGGTTCAGCCACATTGTTCCGTGTGGCATTGAAGGGAAAGGAGTGACATCGCTGAGctctgagctgcacagagaTGTCAGTGTGGAGGAAGCTGTGCCGTACCTGCTGGACGCCTTCAAAGACCAGTTCCACTGTCGTCTGTCTGAGCCTGCAGAGGACTATGAGCGATGA